The Pseudodesulfovibrio sediminis genome includes the window GCTCGGCAACCTCCTTTTCGAGATTGACGTTTTTGTTTTCAAGATCCTCGGAAAGGTTCTCGACAGCGGCAAAGGAATTGGAAAAACGTTGGGCCAACGCCACGGCTTGGGACAAAACAAGCGCAAATAACCCCACCGGCAAAAGACTCATCACATGGGTACCGAAGATAAGATAATATATGTCGTGGGTTGAAGTGAGCCCGAGCAGGATTATGCCACAAAGAAGAATAAGGGAGCCGCTGTAACCTCGCCGGAAACAAACAAACAGCAGAAAGACAAAATATGCAGTAAAAAATACAGCCGTAAGCGCAAATAATTGAAGCGCCATCTGATAAACGACACCGGGCAGAAACAGAACGGTGAAGAGAAAAAGAAGCCCTCGTATGTCAACGATATATAGAAAAACTCGCCCAAACTCTTTCGGGAATAACGACCTGTAGAATCTGTAGAGTATGGAAGTCGAAGAGGCGTAGCAGATAATTGCTATCTTGCTCACGACGATGAATTTAAGCTCTGGGAAATAGGCCCTTATCAACCAGTCCGACGCATCATTGGAGGCAACAAGCATCGTCAAAACGATGCAATAAATACCGAAATACAGCGTGGAGATATCCTTCTTTCTCAATACGTAAAGGATGAAGTGGTACAATGCCATGATCAGCATGCAGCCCGCAAACAATAACCCCCAGCTCCGTGCATTCTCATGGGCCTGTTCCAGCACCCCCGGCTCAGCCAATACGATTGGGTTTTGCACCCCACCGCCGGGAAAGAAGTGGTTGGATATCTGCATTACCAGATCAACCGGCGTTCCATCGTTTGTGATCTTCGCCAGGACAAGCGACCGGTCCGGGACCTCCACCTCATCACTCCGTCCCACCACGCCGCTCGCAGCAAGCAGGGTCCCATTGGCCCAAATACGGTAAGCGGACCGGATCGAGAGCAGTCGCACTGTCAAATTATGAAGATCAGGGGGCAGCAGAACACGCAAGCGGAATGTTGCCTGCCCAGTGCCAGGCAAAGGCTGCCCATTCAAATCATACTTTTTCCAGTAACCGGGAAAAGTCAGATAACCGCTCTTTGCCGGTGCATTGCCGCCAATCGCAAAGTCCTTAGGAGTCAAAAGCTGATCCCAATAAAATTCCCACTCCCCATCAAAAGCGGCCAGGCCGTCCCGGGTCGGGTCCCAATCGGAAAGATCAAGCACGCCACGCTCGGCAACTGGCATGGCCTTTTCATTTTCGCGAGCTCCGACAAGACAGACAAAGGCCACCATGATAAGCAAAAGGAATCGAATGTTCTTCACAAAAAATAGCCCTTCATAGAACTGTTCGATCAGATGGAAAACAACAAACACTATAACACCAAGAAAGCCAGCTTGATCTTCTCAGGC containing:
- a CDS encoding sensor histidine kinase, which gives rise to MFVVFHLIEQFYEGLFFVKNIRFLLLIMVAFVCLVGARENEKAMPVAERGVLDLSDWDPTRDGLAAFDGEWEFYWDQLLTPKDFAIGGNAPAKSGYLTFPGYWKKYDLNGQPLPGTGQATFRLRVLLPPDLHNLTVRLLSIRSAYRIWANGTLLAASGVVGRSDEVEVPDRSLVLAKITNDGTPVDLVMQISNHFFPGGGVQNPIVLAEPGVLEQAHENARSWGLLFAGCMLIMALYHFILYVLRKKDISTLYFGIYCIVLTMLVASNDASDWLIRAYFPELKFIVVSKIAIICYASSTSILYRFYRSLFPKEFGRVFLYIVDIRGLLFLFTVLFLPGVVYQMALQLFALTAVFFTAYFVFLLFVCFRRGYSGSLILLCGIILLGLTSTHDIYYLIFGTHVMSLLPVGLFALVLSQAVALAQRFSNSFAAVENLSEDLENKNVNLEKEVAERSRLEREIVNISEEERRRISIDLHDGICQQLTGACLRCASLSQVVQNPERGKEELEQLSAILDELVVQAYDLSCGIWPLESEAAGSGPSLADMVQRYSRSSGIPIDFYDKRLCEICQKMQVAQLYRIAQEAISNAVKHANPTRITVSFDCSRDGMATLLVRDDGVGISAAARSKGGLGMSIMAHRAMMIGGDLRVVDIDESEGGGTMVSCSVACGLGLQKNHGEDEI